From the Carya illinoinensis cultivar Pawnee chromosome 4, C.illinoinensisPawnee_v1, whole genome shotgun sequence genome, one window contains:
- the LOC122307477 gene encoding uncharacterized protein LOC122307477, with protein sequence MDEEGGQMGQSVQEWGRGRGWRPIRSGPPGFPCRKRDAILRECTPEQVVGPTFNLLTESPTIEEEASRPYLIPRPGITAGDNGDAAMEDVRVSVPAPTQKKRGRGPAICTEFEKLRKHGLIHLKINDGEMAPCCSNAGMFTTRITWILKHHAHMSHARWTDVPKPEKDELMERIRGDFELDWEKHNHQMAVWKALRKRFNAYHHELHKKYMKFATHEEALASETSMVNPIVWTKLCERWGSDSFKKMSARNKESRKKLDVNHTSGCKSFVRVLEEKRVHETNVVDFYRHTRWSKKKEKFVTPATEHNYNKMTSKMDALEPEKRTDEAASEIFRSVLGQRAGYARGLGEMVIPDSRRVHDRIRDKEYAELVERHKKDAQTHKDELEAVREDMRKMMERQLESEKKMMEKQRQTEKLLMSLMSER encoded by the exons ATGGATGAAGAAG GTGGACAAATGGGGCAAAGTGTCCAAGAATGGGGGAGAGGAAGGGGATGGCGTCCTATACGGAGTGGACCCCCTGGATTTCCATGCCGAAAACGTGATGCAATCTTGAGGGAATGCACCCCAGAGCAAGTTGTGGGACCAACCTTTAATCTTCTTACAGAATCTCCAACTATAGAGGAAGAGGCTTCTCGTCCTTATTTGATCCCGAGACCAGGGATTACAGCTGGCGATAACG GGGATGCTGCCATGGAGGATGTAAGAGTATCGGTACCCGCCCCAACACAGAAGAAACGTGGACGTGGCCCAGCCATATGCACTGAGTTTGAGAAGCTTCGTAAGCACGGGCTAATACATTTGAAGATCAATGATGGGGAGATGGCTCCATGTTGTTCTAATGCCGGTATGTTCACAACAAGAATAACATGGATATTGAAACACCATGCACACATGAGTCATGCAAGGTGGACGGATGTACCCAAGCCCGAGAAGGATGAGTTGATGGAGCGCATCCGG GGTGACTTTGAATTGGATTGGGAGAAACACAATCATCAAATGGCTGTTTGGAAAGCCCTACGTAAGCGGTTTAACGCTTATCACCATGAATTGCACAAGAAGTATATGAAGTTTGCCACTCATGAGGAGGCATTGGCTTCCGAGACTAGTATGGTCAACCCAATAGTATGGACTAAACTTTGTGAGAGATGGGGAAGTGATTCCTTCAAG AAAATGTCAGCTAGAAATAAAGAAAGTCGCAAGAAACTCGACGTTAATCATACATCTGGGTGCAAGTCATTTGTTAGGGTACTTGAGGAAAAG CGAGTACACGAAACCAACGTAGTGGACTTCTATCGACACACTCGGTGgtcaaagaagaaagagaagtttGTGACCCCAGCAACGGAGCATAATTAT AACAAGATGACCAGCAAAATGGATGCATTAGAGCCTGAAAAACGGACGGATGAAGCAGCATCAGAAATATTTAGGTCAGTACTTGGTCAAAGAGCAGGATATGCACGAGGGTTAGGAGAAATGGTAATTCCAGACTCTAGAAGAGTACATGATCGTATACGAGATAAGGAGTATGCGGAATTGGTAGAACGACACAAGAAAGATGCTCAAACTCACAAGGATGAACTAGAGGCTGTACGGGAAGATATGAGGAAGATGATGGAGAGGCAACTTGAATCtgagaagaagatgatggaGAAGCAACGTCAAACAGAGAAATTATTGATGTCCTTAATGTCGGAAAGGTAG
- the LOC122307478 gene encoding protein SOB FIVE-LIKE 3-like produces MEPYKDLLGAEERTSSSESGWTMYIASPYIEEEDTECSDNHDKRQIRINRQKYVKKKEDDDSDDSLTSDASSVPSYRRHDSHSRGQGSHGTSRSKPEKSYNVNMFSLGKDAKKQEKKRVGSSTKK; encoded by the coding sequence ATGGAGCCCTACAAAGACCTTTTGGGTGCAGAAGAACGTACTAGCAGCAGTGAATCTGGGTGGACAATGTACATTGCCTCCCCTTACATCGAAGAAGAAGATACTGAATGCAGTGATAATCATGACAAGCGTCAAATCAGAATTAACCGGCAGAAGTATGTCAAGAAAAAAGAGGATGATGACAGTGATGATTCTTTGACTTCTGATGCTTCGTCTGTTCCAAGTTATCGTCGTCATGATAGCCATTCTCGCGGTCAAGGTAGTCATGGCACATCTCGTTCTAAACctgaaaaaagttataatgtgAACATGTTTTCTTTAGGCAAGGATGCAAAAAAACAGGAGAAGAAACGTGTTGGAAGTAGTactaaaaagtaa